A genomic stretch from Amia ocellicauda isolate fAmiCal2 chromosome 23, fAmiCal2.hap1, whole genome shotgun sequence includes:
- the fbxo48 gene encoding F-box only protein 48 encodes LKRLEPSNYAISKKGRDTCSFSEGGPQLISRQNQAYNFAEYFPPELSLKIFSKLDIKSLCSATGTCKLWNHIIESSDRLWRNHCMTVRATCQREVDGDRGVGFSWKVILERNYRKGYVKKAWLCGSYSNIHSSDELPEKSMYPLDAETWGEILEAELER; translated from the exons TTGAAGAGACTGGAGCCCTCAAACTATGCAATATCCAAAAAGGGTAGAGACACGTGCAGTTTCTCTGAAGGAGGCCCCCAGCTGATCTCAAGACAAAATCAAGCATACAACTTTGCAGAATATTTCCCTCCAGAGTTAAGCCTTAAGATTTTTAGCAAACTGGACATTAAAAGCTTGTGTAGCGCCACAGGGACATGTAAACTGTGGAACCACATTATTGAAAGCAGTGACCGTCTGTGGAGAAACCACTGCATGACTGTGAGGGCTACCTGTCAGAGAGAGGTGGACGGGGACAGAGGAGTTGGCTTTTCATGGAAG GTTATCTTAGAAAGAAACTATCGAAAAGGCTACGTGAAAAAAGCATGGCTCTGCGGGAGCTACAGCAACATACATTCTTCAGACGAACTTCCCGAGAAGAGCATGTACCCTCTAGATGCAGAAACCTGGGGAGAAATTCTGGAAGCCGAGCTGGAAAGATAG
- the plek gene encoding pleckstrin: MEPKTIREGYLVKKGTVLNSWKVVWVVLADDGIEFYKKKTDSSPKGMVPLKGATLLSPCQDFGKRMLVFKISTPKKQDHFFQATHLQEREAWIKDIKRAITCLEGGKKFARKSTRRSIRLPETINLGELYTSMKDQDSGVKELKLEKDKRVFNHCFTGSTVVDWLMSNNRARNRDEGLMLATALLNEGYLQAAGDLSKGAAEGVSECVLLDQPDALYYFADSGFFCEGYSSDEDVVLKEEFRGAVIKQGCLLKQGHRRKNWKVRKFILRDDPAYMHYYDPTKGEDEPLGAIHLRGSVVTAVEYVPDAKKYDVDGNLFEIITSDETHYFLQAATSEERKEWIQAIQIVSKTGK; encoded by the exons ATGGAGCCAAAAACGATCAGAGAGGGCTACTTAGTTAAAAAG GGCACAGTCCTTAACTCCTGGAAGGTGGTATGGGTGGTGCTGGCAGATGATGGGATTGAGTTCTACAAAAAGAAGACAGACTCCAGTCCAAAAGGCATGGTCCCATTAAAAGGCGCCACGCTGCTGAGCCCCTGCCAGGATTTTGGTAAAAGAATG CTTGTGTTCAAGATCAGCACTCCCAAAAAACAGGACCACTTTTTCCAAGCCACCcacctgcaggagagagaggccTGGATTAAAGATATCAAGAGGGCCATCACCTGTCTTGAAGGAGGGAAGAAATTCGCCAGAAAATCGACACGCAGATCTATCCGTTTGCCTGAAACCATCAATTTGGG GGAATTGTACACTTCGATGAAAGACCAAGACTCAGGAGTGAAGGAGCTGAAACTGGAGAAGGACAAAAGAGTCTTCAATCATTGTTTCACTG GCAGCACCGTTGTTGACTGGCTGATGTCCAATAATAGGGCGAGGAACCGGGACGAGGGCCTGATGCTGGCCACGGCTCTTCTCAATGAGGGCTACCTGCAGGCAGCGGGAGATTTGTCCAAGGGAGCTGCTGAGGGCGTCTCGGAGTGCGTCCTCCTCGACCAACCTGACGCTCTGTACTACTTT GCTGACAGCGGTTTCTTCTGTGAAGGCTACTCAAGTGATGAGGATGTGGTTTTGAAGGAAGAATTCAGAGGTGCCGTTATTAAGCAGGGGTGTTTGCTGAAACAG GGGCATCGaaggaaaaactggaaagtACGGAAATTTATTCTGCGAGACGATCCTGCTTACATGCACTACTATGACCCTACCAAG GGAGAGGATGAGCCCCTGGGTGCGATTCATTTGCGTGGCTCGGTGGTGACGGCAGTGGAATATGTACCAGATG CAAAAAAATATGATGTGGACGGAAATCTCTTTGAAATCATCACATCGgatgaaacacattattttctaCAAGCGGCAACATCAGAGGAGCGCAAGGAGTGGATCCAGGCCATTCAGATTGTATCCAAGACGGGCAAATAG